CGATGGTAGCTGGCCGGAAAAGGTTTCGCACCTAAATTAAGTCTATATTGTTTAATTTCTTCAAGCGCTATCCTATTACCTGATTTCCATTTAGTGCCTGATAATAAACGCGTGGATCGCATCCATTTTTAGCCATAACTGCTTCCATCCTCTTCTTTGTTGCTCCTTTAGAAAGCTGCAGTATATCATCTAACTCCTTCTTTTCTGTGCTCAATTCATTCAATGACTCTTCTTCCTCTTTTAATCGTATCCTTATATCTTCAATTGCTTCATCAACATGTGCAACTAGATCATCTACTGTCATAATCTCGCCTTCTCTACAAGGCAGACATTCAGGAGAAGCCTGCGAAGCGTTGTGACGTTGCTCAATGGTGTAGTAGCCTGAGCATACAAAATGACAGGCTGAGCTGCAACCAGGTCGTGAGCAAAAAAAGATATCTTGATCTTGGAATTTCTTTGGAAGTCGATTGATACAGCACTGAGGAGACGAGCATTTCTGAATTCGACTAGATCTTTCCCTTTTTTCGTAAGCTTCTTTAACAACCATCATGAGcctccgattttttcaatccttttatgacatttttgcaattttcttcttctttatgaatAATGGTTTGGGccattttttgctcatttctgATCTTCATTCAACTTTTGCTTCTCAATATTCTCATCCAGTTCGACCTTTGTGTTCTTGAATATTTGCTCAATCTCATGTAATTTTGCTCGCAACTGCGTTTCCACTTCACTTTTCAGCTTcactgtattttttaatgccaaattttcagcttctgaATTGGATATGGAGATTCTCAAATCGACAATTACGCCCTCTATTTCTTTGACTTTTGTCCCTCGAGCTTCAAGTTCCACCTCCAATTCCACGATTCTCTGCTGGCGCTCGgcttgtttctcttttttaatttcagggcCAAGACACCCAGTTTCTCTTCCGGCTGATTTTCTCTTACTTGGAGGAGCCATCtgtaaataattgtttcatctcaaattgtttggaaatttctcTATTCCCTTGCAGCCacatttatatttatttttatcttcTCTAGCTTTCTGTgctcttttttcctttcacATCAATATTGTTTCTTATTTACAGAGCGATTATCTACAACGTCTACAGCGGTCACACAGGAATCTTCTCGAAGTGatataattttcaagtaaaaggTGAATCCAGCTCACATCACGAATTATTACTGGAACGCAAAAtcctgaaaatgcgtattccGCAACATATTtcacgcgcaaaatatcttgaaGTATTACGGTAGGtatcgctacgagatattttacGCCTCCGATATGTTGCAAAAGACGCATTCTCGGGGATTTGTGTTCCTGTAATATTTTGTTTAGAGATTATGAAgttaaaccaaaaatcattTCTCAAATATCTCTATTATTTCAGGTTCACCAATGCTGAGAACATCAACTTCCGACTCTCCATGGTTATGAAGACAGGACAATACGTCCTTTACGAGCAGAAGCTGAAGTCGCTTCTCAACGAAAATGCCAAGCTTGTCATCAACACTAAGCACCgaggtaaaaaatttattttaaatatggCTCATAATTTAacgtttcagaattttcgaattgGAAGGATCCGTCATGCTCGTCATAGCTGGAGTTCACCACTACAACGGAAACAAACACAAGCTTGGCACTGCCCTTGGATTTCCGCTATCTCTGCACCTTCACTTTCGAATATCACggacaattttaatattttttcatcattaatatattttaatgtACATAAAGAAGTACCGATGTCCTATTTTTGTCTAATAAATTACTTTGTACTCAGAAGGAAGAATCTCAAATGATTTGGCTTTTTcaaatggattttttaaatttatttagatTCAGAACCGATCAATACGTTTCGACTATCTGTTGATAAAGTTGTCGTGTTGGTGAATACTGGAAAGTGGGCTAACCTTTCCGAACGGCTTTCCTCCTTCGAGATCGGCCGCgttgtttgaaaaagtagagCCTGAAATCCGAGTCATTGAATGTTGTTTCTTCGACAGAATTCacacaaattttataaaaattaacgAGTTTATaaggattttttgatttttgagcattACGAAAGCAAATTGAATCGAATTTGTCTGCAGTTGCATCTtc
The nucleotide sequence above comes from Caenorhabditis elegans chromosome III. Encoded proteins:
- the ZK686.1 gene encoding uncharacterized protein (Partially confirmed by transcript evidence), whose translation is MVMKTGQYVLYEQKLKSLLNENAKLVINTKHREFSNWKDPSCSS
- the ZK686.6 gene encoding RING-type domain-containing protein (Partially confirmed by transcript evidence) translates to MVVKEAYEKRERSSRIQKCSSPQCCINRLPKKFQDQDIFFCSRPGCSSACHFVCSGYYTIEQRHNASQASPECLPCREGEIMTVDDLVAHVDEAIEDIRIRLKEEEESLNELSTEKKELDDILQLSKGATKKRMEAVMAKNGCDPRVYYQALNGNQVRNLFRPATIEELIDVFKDHFDVENLRLLMLDFGKLMSWSRSAILSVAEIEEISILLQSLKRNLRLVHPDLGVIPKLHIMFAHLVTFMKRHKTWGKSSEQGIEGFNALFNKVERRYSTVKNLELRTILMRQYFGNLNYLFDCGENWDNDD